Sequence from the Caretta caretta isolate rCarCar2 chromosome 8, rCarCar1.hap1, whole genome shotgun sequence genome:
TaattctcttcctctcctctcttAGCTATAGTTCAACTCTTTACTGAAGCCTTCTGAGACCAGCCTGAGAGACAGTGGTAGTGTTGTTCATAGCAGTAGTGTCCCATATTGCTGTTCTGGTTAAGGGTCCACCAACATTTCCCTTTATAAGGACCTGATTCTAAGCATTGCCAAAGGCtcacctcccattgatttcacattATCAGGTACTCAACACTTCTTACAGTCTGGCCCTAAACACTTCTTTTCATTGATTTGTATTTGGGCTTTAATTTTCACTGGGACAAAATTTGCAGCATCAGCTTTCAAATCCAGACcactttttgtttatttcacGTGTGATCAGCTGgctttttttccactgaaacaaATTGTAAAATAATTTACATGGTATTTGATGCTTTTATTTGGTGCTTGTAAAACTTGACGACTTTTTGTTCAAAGCCAGAACCCTACCATTATTTTAAAGGGATGCTACAAAGATAAAAATCAtaattgaaaaaaatctgttacttaataccttaatttattaaaatggaaacatttaaaaatataatattttttaaCCGTTATGCTTGTATTTCACTGTTTAGCTACTGAAATTAGATCAGCAAGCTTAATTTCTGGTTCTTGTGCATTAGCAAAATGCTGTTGTTTTGGGTTCCATAGCATTGTAGAGGAAGGCATACATCCAAAATCATACACCCTCATTTCTGGAGTGCCCACAACTGTAGCATCTAACAGaatgtgggggagagaaaaagaaaacatttttctgacATTCTAGACAATCCTCTTAATATACAACCTAAGATGTCATCTTGTACTACCTGGCAGTGTTGAGTAATTGAGatagagtggtggtggtgggttggGTTTCTGTGAGGCAGTGGGGTTGTGGATTGCTGTTTGGTATTTGGCAAAACACTCTCTCTGGCTTCTTTACATAAACAAGTCAAGTTACTTTACCTGATTTAGATGTTATACATAGAACAGCAATTAGCTGTGTTTTGCCTGGGGTCTCTCTGCTTACCAGCCAATAGAACCTCACTTAAACTAAAATATTACTTATGTTATGTTTGCTCTTCAAAGCCCCAACCAAGAACAGGGTCCCTTTGTGCTAggaactacagtagaacctcagagttacgaacacctcaggaatggaggttgttcgtaactctgaacaaaacattatggtggttctttcaaaattttataactgaacattgacttaatacagctttgaaactgtactatgcagaagaaaatgctgcatttaaccatcttaatgtaaataaaacaagtacagaaacagtttccttactttgtcaaatctttgtttaaaactttatctttattttttagtagtttacgtttaaacTCAGTACtatattgtatttgctttttttttgttttggtctctgctgctgccggattgtgtacttccggttccaaatgaggtgtatggttgactgatcagtttgtaactctggtgtttgcaactctgaggttctattgtatacAGACACATAGTAAAAGACAAGCTCTGCCCCAAGGTTGCTTGCAGTCTAAGTACGCAAGAGAGATAAAGAGTGAGGgagaggaagtattattatcctcattttatagacaAGAAACTGAAGGAGGAGTCAAGTGACTTTTCCAGGGTTACACagggagtcagtggtggagtcAGTGGTAGAGTCAGGAACTGAACTCAGCTcgcgagtcccagtccagtgtctaaCCTCAAGACCATTCTTCTTCTCAGTAAATGTATGCAGTTCTTATGCGTTAGACCAGTTTTCAGCTATGCCTGTATTTTCTTTGTGTTGCCACCGCTAGCTGATGACACGTGTGACCAAGTGGGACGAGTTTGTTTGAGCCAAGAGGTGTAAAAGTACCATAGCTGGCAGCTTGTGGGATCCTGGCATGGCAGTTTCTAAGATGACAGCAGGGAAAAGGCCAGTTTGGCCAGTGAAAAGGGCTTTTAGTGCGGGGTTCAAAGGGAGAAATAACTGAACTTGGTTGTAAGGGAGGCCTGTGTTTAACTTACAGAAAGTTTAATGGGGAAGCAGAGACACTTAGCCACCACCACTGTGGCTGTGTAAATACAGGGGACTGCAGGAATCTGTACATCTATCCACCCCTTTCCATCATGCGCTAACTGTAGACAGCACTGAAGATTTAATTGGAACTAGAATTCataaatatgaataaaaaatatacatttaaaaatttgcTTTTACTTGTGTAACCTGGGCATAGTGGGAGTTTCTGTACTCTTTTGCTGAATTAGACATGCCATGGGTTAGTTGTTAGTGAAAAGAGCAAGCTGGTATTTGACTGGGGTGATAACTTATTGCAGGCTACGAGGAGAAATGCAAGAGAGACTAGGGCATTGGTGCTGGGCTTCTGTAACGCCTAAAGGCAAGGGGATTTCAAAAATTTGGGGGAGAAGCAACAAAATTtaccaaaaatgtaaaaaaacttttTTCCTGTGCTTCCCCTCTTATCCTTTAAGGATGCTGTAAGCTGTTACTGAGAGTTGAAAGAAACaatgaacaaaaatataaaaatagttcAAAAAATGAAGACCTTGTCTGAAAGCCAATGCCTGATTAGCAATTATGCATCCCATTTAAGGCTGATGCATCTTGAGTGGGTAGGGATTCTGGCTTGCATTTCACTTCACTCATCAGATGGTGCAATATCCTGCAAAGTGACATATTGTGCCGTATTACCTATGTTATCTAACTTTCCTGCTAAATTCCATAACGCTAAGATTTGTACTCTAATCTATTGTGTGTGGTTGATTCCTTTAGGTTGCTATGGGCTTCTTTCAGGTGGGCTTTGTCTCAGTGTACCTCTCTGATTCCTTACTTGGCGGATTTGTCACAGGTGCCTCCTTTACTATCCTAACGTCCCAAGTGAAGTATCTTCTGGGCCTGGACATTCCACGCAGCAATGGCACTGGCTCCCTCATAACCACTTGGATAAACATCTTCAGAAACATCCACAAGACCAACATCTGCGACCTCATCACCAGCTTCTTGTGTCTCCTTGTCCTCGTCCCAACCAAAGAGCTGAATGATCACTTTAAATCCAGGCTCAAGGCCCCCATACCCATTGAACTGGTCGTGGTTGTGGCAGCTACGCTGGCATCCCATTTTGGGAAGCTGAAGGAGAATTATGGCTCCAGTGTTGCTGGACACATTCCAACTGGGTTCCTGCCACCCCAGCCACCCAAATGGGATCTGATTTCTAGTGTGGCGATGGATGCTGTTGCCATAGCCATTATTGGCTTTGCTATCACTGTGTCCCTCTCAGAAATGTTCGCCAAGAAGCATGGTTACACAGTTAAGGCCAATCAGGAAATGTACGCCATTGGCTTTTGCAACATTATTCCCTCTTTCTTCCACTGCTTCACAACTAGTGCAGCTCTTGCCAAGACTCTTGTCAAAGAGTCAACGGGCTGCAGAACTCAGATCTCCGGGGTGGTGACCGCATTGGTCATCCTATTAGTTCTGCTTTTGATTGCACCTCTCTTCTACTCCCTTCAGAAATGTGTCCTAGGGGTCATAACCATTGTGAACCTCAGAGGAGCCCTGCAGAAGTTCAGGGATCTGCCCAAAATGTGGCATCTGAGCAAAGTGGACACAGTGATCTGGTTAGTCACGATGGTCGCTTCGGCACTGCTAAGTACTGAAATTGGCCTGCTGATTGGTGTCTGCTTCTCAATGCTGTGCGTCATTGTGAGGACTCAGAGACCAGAGGCACCATTGCTTGGCTGGGTGGTAGAGACTGAAATGTATGAATCCCTGTCTGCCTACAAAAACCTGAAGACTAAGCCAGGCATTGTGGTTTTCCGTTTCGAAGCACCTCTCTACTATATCAACAAAGAATGCTTTAAATCCATGCTGTATAAGCAGACTGGAGTCAACCCAGCCGGGGTGCAGGCAGCCAAGAAAAGGGCAGCAAAGCGAATGCTTAAAGAGAAAATGGTGAATTCTGGTGGCAGCCAGGTGGATGTTGCAGTGCAGCTTGTCACTGAGCCATTGGTGTTTCACACCCTAGTGATTGACTGCTGCGCAATACAGTTCTTGGACACAGCTGGGATCCACACGCTTAAAGAGATCTGCAAAGATTATGGGGAGATAGGCATCCAAGTGCTGCTGGCCCAGTGCAATGCCTCTGTGAGGAGTTCCCTGCACCGGGGAGAATACTTTAAAAAAGAGGAACAGAACCTCCTCTTCCACAGTGTGCACCAGGCTGTGGACTTTGCATTGGCTGCACATAAGCAAAATGGGTGCTGGAAAGTTAACAACTATGTGTAGGATCAGAGGGGGAAATTGTGGATGTATATGTAATGTGCGTGCTCTCACACAGGTAAAATGCACCAAAGTACAGGGATATTGTTCAAAAACTGTAGTGTAGAGCACATAGTGTGCTTTAATCTTGTCCAACTGGATAGGGTGATTAGGTAAGTAGTGCTGAATATAGGCATCCTCAATGTGATCATGATTAACTTGGTAAACCaatgtttttcatgatcctcctgTGTATTCCCTGTTCGGCTCTCCATATCCTAGTAATAACCCAACATTTAGATCTGCACCCCGATGCCCTTATTACTGCCACCATCTTTCTGGATTGAACTTCCTTTGACAGCTGTCAGTACTTCCCCTTAGTGAATAGTTTGAGGCAACTACGCTTTTCCTCCCCAGTTCCCGGACTGGGCATGCTGCCTTCATATCACTTAGTCCTTGTGCTGGCCAAGGAATGAGTGAGCGGGAACAGATacccagctctgttgggttgtTCTCTGACATGACAATGGAGAGAGTTTTCTGCTGGATGAGGACCTGGGCCTGACTTTCACAAAGAGTTACAATTTCACTCTGAGAAAAGGGAAGTGACAATTAGATTCCTTGATGTATGTGACTTGTGCATGTTACATATGCAGCAGGTCAGGTACTGAAAGAACTTCAGGAATCGGAGTGATTTGAAATCAAGgcaa
This genomic interval carries:
- the SLC26A2 gene encoding sulfate transporter isoform X1: MMGYSPPCLRILQMGKMRRRRTSLGRAHITPFSLTARIFLLPSLTYPPNPTKPEKGPLGAFRMAAEVELSHVQSASEMAEGENDTHIFQPTMFLEPQETSIDMKALLVKKVTKTCSCTPTKVKDLIFSFLPVLQWVPKYKLREYLLGDIMSGVIVGILLVPQSIAYSLLAGQEPIYGLYTSFFASIIYFLFGTSRHISVGIFGVLCLMVGQVVDREVQRAGYDVEPSVHSGLQRDMVIYVNTTTLAVNQTSQPLLCDRSCYAITVGATVTFIAGVYQVAMGFFQVGFVSVYLSDSLLGGFVTGASFTILTSQVKYLLGLDIPRSNGTGSLITTWINIFRNIHKTNICDLITSFLCLLVLVPTKELNDHFKSRLKAPIPIELVVVVAATLASHFGKLKENYGSSVAGHIPTGFLPPQPPKWDLISSVAMDAVAIAIIGFAITVSLSEMFAKKHGYTVKANQEMYAIGFCNIIPSFFHCFTTSAALAKTLVKESTGCRTQISGVVTALVILLVLLLIAPLFYSLQKCVLGVITIVNLRGALQKFRDLPKMWHLSKVDTVIWLVTMVASALLSTEIGLLIGVCFSMLCVIVRTQRPEAPLLGWVVETEMYESLSAYKNLKTKPGIVVFRFEAPLYYINKECFKSMLYKQTGVNPAGVQAAKKRAAKRMLKEKMVNSGGSQVDVAVQLVTEPLVFHTLVIDCCAIQFLDTAGIHTLKEICKDYGEIGIQVLLAQCNASVRSSLHRGEYFKKEEQNLLFHSVHQAVDFALAAHKQNGCWKVNNYV
- the SLC26A2 gene encoding sulfate transporter isoform X2, giving the protein MFAKDSEAEDCWGAFRMAAEVELSHVQSASEMAEGENDTHIFQPTMFLEPQETSIDMKALLVKKVTKTCSCTPTKVKDLIFSFLPVLQWVPKYKLREYLLGDIMSGVIVGILLVPQSIAYSLLAGQEPIYGLYTSFFASIIYFLFGTSRHISVGIFGVLCLMVGQVVDREVQRAGYDVEPSVHSGLQRDMVIYVNTTTLAVNQTSQPLLCDRSCYAITVGATVTFIAGVYQVAMGFFQVGFVSVYLSDSLLGGFVTGASFTILTSQVKYLLGLDIPRSNGTGSLITTWINIFRNIHKTNICDLITSFLCLLVLVPTKELNDHFKSRLKAPIPIELVVVVAATLASHFGKLKENYGSSVAGHIPTGFLPPQPPKWDLISSVAMDAVAIAIIGFAITVSLSEMFAKKHGYTVKANQEMYAIGFCNIIPSFFHCFTTSAALAKTLVKESTGCRTQISGVVTALVILLVLLLIAPLFYSLQKCVLGVITIVNLRGALQKFRDLPKMWHLSKVDTVIWLVTMVASALLSTEIGLLIGVCFSMLCVIVRTQRPEAPLLGWVVETEMYESLSAYKNLKTKPGIVVFRFEAPLYYINKECFKSMLYKQTGVNPAGVQAAKKRAAKRMLKEKMVNSGGSQVDVAVQLVTEPLVFHTLVIDCCAIQFLDTAGIHTLKEICKDYGEIGIQVLLAQCNASVRSSLHRGEYFKKEEQNLLFHSVHQAVDFALAAHKQNGCWKVNNYV
- the SLC26A2 gene encoding sulfate transporter isoform X3, yielding MAAEVELSHVQSASEMAEGENDTHIFQPTMFLEPQETSIDMKALLVKKVTKTCSCTPTKVKDLIFSFLPVLQWVPKYKLREYLLGDIMSGVIVGILLVPQSIAYSLLAGQEPIYGLYTSFFASIIYFLFGTSRHISVGIFGVLCLMVGQVVDREVQRAGYDVEPSVHSGLQRDMVIYVNTTTLAVNQTSQPLLCDRSCYAITVGATVTFIAGVYQVAMGFFQVGFVSVYLSDSLLGGFVTGASFTILTSQVKYLLGLDIPRSNGTGSLITTWINIFRNIHKTNICDLITSFLCLLVLVPTKELNDHFKSRLKAPIPIELVVVVAATLASHFGKLKENYGSSVAGHIPTGFLPPQPPKWDLISSVAMDAVAIAIIGFAITVSLSEMFAKKHGYTVKANQEMYAIGFCNIIPSFFHCFTTSAALAKTLVKESTGCRTQISGVVTALVILLVLLLIAPLFYSLQKCVLGVITIVNLRGALQKFRDLPKMWHLSKVDTVIWLVTMVASALLSTEIGLLIGVCFSMLCVIVRTQRPEAPLLGWVVETEMYESLSAYKNLKTKPGIVVFRFEAPLYYINKECFKSMLYKQTGVNPAGVQAAKKRAAKRMLKEKMVNSGGSQVDVAVQLVTEPLVFHTLVIDCCAIQFLDTAGIHTLKEICKDYGEIGIQVLLAQCNASVRSSLHRGEYFKKEEQNLLFHSVHQAVDFALAAHKQNGCWKVNNYV